One segment of Anopheles stephensi strain Indian chromosome 3, UCI_ANSTEP_V1.0, whole genome shotgun sequence DNA contains the following:
- the LOC118513334 gene encoding uncharacterized protein LOC118513334 gives MLPKAVLVLMLVCISGCLARPVPDSLDYLPTLEYLRAVLRFSTYSLADVEVDTTLPLDFDVARALSNVRQSLSNAQEAAEKVVEFLQAKDTFSDMQSLGETLQQLHQSLWGLDFHYPDYFQKENAFQEKEILNHTESVHLARVDFSKETLQFNDLREINSFLSEATGQAMSVTVTVLLLSTVEKVQYYLKVILLPTSMEAEELKNLQDINQLVRSYHQLYGGALNSASNRYLREVAEGAQQLQSMIRSLDYPGEDLKKAVTEFSNQVDNFFQTALAELQTIEQNVDDRFAEVLQNIFYTSYGLVSSGMGMLRPYVQHIQCVRELVPRAQTVAGVSLMSVSLCSNEATIPLYNATMVYHEKISQLQHQIFEQLENLEACTKLDTGRCSSVYDETLGVVNAHTDVVKTYKVNFEPYRVQLFGCLTSRYEIEMAKVLDMSYKFDKCVKTTK, from the exons ATGTTGCCCAAAGCAGTTCTTGTGCTTATGCTAGTG TGCATCAGTGGATGTCTCGCGAGACCCGTACCCGACTCCTTGGACTATCTCCCAACACTGGAGTACCTTCGAGCAGTGCTTCGTTTTAGCACATACTCCCTTGCAgacgtggaagtggacacaaCCCTTCCACTTGATTTCGATGTTGCTCGAGCCCTAAGCAATGTCCGCCAATCGCTTTCCAATGCTCAAGAAGCAGCGGAGAAGGTCGTCGAATTTCTTCAAGCGAAGGACACCTTCAGTGACATGCAATCACTAGGCGAAACTCTTCAACAGTTGCATCAAAGCTTGTGGGGTCTGGATTTCCACTATCCCGACTACTTCCAGAAGGAGAACGCCTTCCAAGAGAAGGAAATCCTCAATCACACCGAGAGTGTGCATTTGGCGCGGGTAGATTTCAGCAAAGAAACACTCCAGTTCAATGATCTGCGTGAGATCAATAGCTTTCTGTCAGAGGCCACCGGTCAAGCGATGTCTGTGACAGTGACAGTACTTCTGCTTTCCACTGTGGAGAAGGTACAATACTATCTCAAGGTGATACTACTGCCAACCAGCATGGAAGCAGAGGAGCTAAAAAATCTTCAAGACATCAACCAACTCGTACGATCGTATCATCAGCTTTATGGTGGCGCTCTAAACAGTGCATCGAATCGCTATCTCCGGGAAGTCGCCGAGGGGGCACAACAGCTTCAATCGATGATTCGCTCATTGGACTACCCGGGGGAAGATCTTAAGAAAGCAGTCACCGAGTTTTCTAACCAAGTGGACAACTTCTTCCAGACCGCGCTCGCTGAACTACAGACGATAGAGCAAAACGTTGACGATCGGTTTGCGGAAGTCTTACAGAACATATTTTACACATCGTACGGGCTGGTATCCTCGGGCATGGGAATGTTGCGGCCCTATGTACAGCACATTCAGTGCGTGCGAGAACTTGTACCACGTGCCCAAACGGTGGCCGGAGTAAGCTTGATGTCTGTCTCGCTGTGCTCGAACGAAGCAACGATCCCGCTGTACAATGCAACGATGGTGTATCACGAGAAAATAAGTCAACTTCAGCATCAAATCTTTGAACAACTCGAAAATCTGGAAGCTTGTACTAAGCTGGATACTGGAAGATGTTCTTCG GTCTATGATGAGACACTGGGTGTCGTAAACGCACACACGGATGTGGTGAAAACCTATAAGGTCAATTTCGAACCATACCGGGTACAACTGTTCGGATGTCTTACCTCAAGATACGAAATCGAGATGGCAAAAGTGTTGGATATGTCTTACAAATTTGACAAGTGTGTCAAGACAACCAAGTAG
- the LOC118513328 gene encoding LIM/homeobox protein Lhx3 isoform X6 translates to MEMLKLMMNTGDYLCGLGNGVNINNNNNSSNHNNNNNNNVEDIKKDQQRARSPDYRVPPINLDELPEVLLSTIPKCGGCHELILDRFILKVSDRTWHAKCLQCSECRVQLNEKCFARNGQLFCKDDFFKRYGTKCAACDLGIPPTQVVRRAQDNVYHLQCFMCSMCSRQLNTGDEFYLMEDCKLICKPDYEAAKAKGLYLSDGSLDGESSNKRPRTTITAKQLETLKSAYNSSPKPARHVREQLSQDTGLDMRVVQVWFQNRRAKEKRLKKDAGRTRWSQYFRSMKGTSSPSRHDKLLDKDELKIDLDSFSHHDLSNDSYSTSNMGLEDGASPHSARGSYIHGNGSPPPYLSSHSPPPMGSGHPYGSYPDNIVYTPLGQPLSSMHPGARRPGLHGSAVSDLSNDSSPAHGYPDFPPSPDSWLGDCPPPPQTQLPASGAPTAPSVPPPPAPPLGVIGQQPPQNGTSALHY, encoded by the exons ATGGAAATGTTAAAGCTGATGATGAACACCGGCGATTATTTGTGCGGATTGGGCAATGGTGTGAatattaacaacaacaacaacagcagcaaccacaacaacaacaacaacaataatgtGGAGGATATCAAGAAGGATCAGCAGCGAGCCCGCAGTCCGGATTATCGCGTACCACCGATTAATCTCGACGAATTACCGGAAGTGTTGCTGT CAACCATCCCAAAGTGTGGCGGCTGTCACGAACTCATCCTGGACCGCTTCATCCTGAAGGTGTCCGACCGCACGTGGCACGCCAAATGTCTCCAGTGCAGCGAGTGTCGGGTGCAGCTGAACGAAAAGTGTTTCGCCCGCAATGGTCAACTGTTTTGCAAGGACGATTTCTTCAA GCGCTACGGGACGAAATGTGCCGCGTGCGATCTGGGCATACCGCCGACGCAAGTGGTCCGACGGGCGCAGGACAACGTTTACCATCTGCAGTGTTTCATGTGCTCGATGTGCTCCAGACAGCTGAACACGGGCGATGAGTTTTACCTGATGGAAGACTGCAAGCTGATCTGCAAGCCGGATTATGAGGCTGCCAAGGCTAAAG GTCTTTACCTCTCCGATGGTTCACTGGACGGTGAGTCATCGAACAAGCGGCCGAGAACTACCATCACTGCCAAGCAGTTGGAGACCTTGAAAAGCGCCTACAACAGCAGTCCCAAGCCAGCGCGGCATGTCCGTGAACAGCTGTCGCAGGACACCGGACTAGATATGCGTGTCGTACAAGTGTGGTTTCAGAATAG ACGAGCGAAAGAAAAGAGACTTAAAAAGGATGCTGGCCGTACCAGATGGAGTCAGTACTTCCGCTCGATGAAGGGAACATCCTCGCCCAGCCGGCACGATAAGCTGCTCGACAAGGATGAGCTGAAGATCGATCTGGATAGTTTCAGTCATCATG ACCTCAGTAACGATAGCTACAGTACGTCCAACATGGGCCTGGAGGACGGTGCGTCACCGCACAGTGCCCGGGGGTCCTACATCCACGGCAACGGAAGTCCTCCGCCGTACCTTTCCAGCCATTCGCCTCCGCCCATGGGATCCGGCCACCCGTACGGTTCCTACCCGGACAATATCGTCTACACGCCACTAG GTCAACCACTAAGCTCGATGCACCCTGGTGCTCGCCGCCCTGGGCTGCACGGTAGCGCAGTGTCGGACCTCAGCAACGATTCTAGTCCCGCCCACGGCTACCCCGACTTCCCGCCGAGTCCCGACTCCTGGCTCGGTGACTGTCCGCCACCGCCGCAAACGCAACTTCCAGCTTCCGGCGCACCCACGGCACCTTCCGTtccaccgccaccggcaccGCCGCTCGGGGTGATTGGACAGCAACCGCCCCAGAATGGAACGTCCGCCCTGCACTACTGA
- the LOC118513328 gene encoding LIM/homeobox protein Lhx3 isoform X4 codes for MEMLKLMMNTGDYLCGLGNGVNINNNNNSSNHNNNNNNNVEDIKKDQQRARSPDYRVPPINLDELPEVLLSTIPKCGGCHELILDRFILKVSDRTWHAKCLQCSECRVQLNEKCFARNGQLFCKDDFFNWSDRRYGTKCAACDLGIPPTQVVRRAQDNVYHLQCFMCSMCSRQLNTGDEFYLMEDCKLICKPDYEAAKAKGLYLSDGSLDGESSNKRPRTTITAKQLETLKSAYNSSPKPARHVREQLSQDTGLDMRVVQVWFQNRRAKEKRLKKDAGRTRWSQYFRSMKGTSSPSRHDKLLDKDELKIDLDSFSHHDLSNDSYSTSNMGLEDGASPHSARGSYIHGNGSPPPYLSSHSPPPMGSGHPYGSYPDNIVYTPLGQPLSSMHPGARRPGLHGSAVSDLSNDSSPAHGYPDFPPSPDSWLGDCPPPPQTQLPASGAPTAPSVPPPPAPPLGVIGQQPPQNGTSALHY; via the exons ATGGAAATGTTAAAGCTGATGATGAACACCGGCGATTATTTGTGCGGATTGGGCAATGGTGTGAatattaacaacaacaacaacagcagcaaccacaacaacaacaacaacaataatgtGGAGGATATCAAGAAGGATCAGCAGCGAGCCCGCAGTCCGGATTATCGCGTACCACCGATTAATCTCGACGAATTACCGGAAGTGTTGCTGT CAACCATCCCAAAGTGTGGCGGCTGTCACGAACTCATCCTGGACCGCTTCATCCTGAAGGTGTCCGACCGCACGTGGCACGCCAAATGTCTCCAGTGCAGCGAGTGTCGGGTGCAGCTGAACGAAAAGTGTTTCGCCCGCAATGGTCAACTGTTTTGCAAGGACGATTTCTTCAA CTGGTCCGACAGGCGCTACGGGACGAAATGTGCCGCGTGCGATCTGGGCATACCGCCGACGCAAGTGGTCCGACGGGCGCAGGACAACGTTTACCATCTGCAGTGTTTCATGTGCTCGATGTGCTCCAGACAGCTGAACACGGGCGATGAGTTTTACCTGATGGAAGACTGCAAGCTGATCTGCAAGCCGGATTATGAGGCTGCCAAGGCTAAAG GTCTTTACCTCTCCGATGGTTCACTGGACGGTGAGTCATCGAACAAGCGGCCGAGAACTACCATCACTGCCAAGCAGTTGGAGACCTTGAAAAGCGCCTACAACAGCAGTCCCAAGCCAGCGCGGCATGTCCGTGAACAGCTGTCGCAGGACACCGGACTAGATATGCGTGTCGTACAAGTGTGGTTTCAGAATAG ACGAGCGAAAGAAAAGAGACTTAAAAAGGATGCTGGCCGTACCAGATGGAGTCAGTACTTCCGCTCGATGAAGGGAACATCCTCGCCCAGCCGGCACGATAAGCTGCTCGACAAGGATGAGCTGAAGATCGATCTGGATAGTTTCAGTCATCATG ACCTCAGTAACGATAGCTACAGTACGTCCAACATGGGCCTGGAGGACGGTGCGTCACCGCACAGTGCCCGGGGGTCCTACATCCACGGCAACGGAAGTCCTCCGCCGTACCTTTCCAGCCATTCGCCTCCGCCCATGGGATCCGGCCACCCGTACGGTTCCTACCCGGACAATATCGTCTACACGCCACTAG GTCAACCACTAAGCTCGATGCACCCTGGTGCTCGCCGCCCTGGGCTGCACGGTAGCGCAGTGTCGGACCTCAGCAACGATTCTAGTCCCGCCCACGGCTACCCCGACTTCCCGCCGAGTCCCGACTCCTGGCTCGGTGACTGTCCGCCACCGCCGCAAACGCAACTTCCAGCTTCCGGCGCACCCACGGCACCTTCCGTtccaccgccaccggcaccGCCGCTCGGGGTGATTGGACAGCAACCGCCCCAGAATGGAACGTCCGCCCTGCACTACTGA